One Zootoca vivipara chromosome 9, rZooViv1.1, whole genome shotgun sequence DNA window includes the following coding sequences:
- the LOC118083499 gene encoding 17-beta-hydroxysteroid dehydrogenase 13-like — MHNKQLQGRKPLIWRLVLAIFLVLKILVICTYSFLESLVKFFIPKRRKSVCGEIVLITGAARGLGRATAHEFAKRQSKLVLWDINKEGVEETAEECRKLGAIAHAFVMDCRNRTEIYSVADKVKKEIGDVSILINNAATTKEAVLCSTKDELIQNMFDINVLAHIWTVKTFLTPMIKNNHGHIVTVASFAGHLGIPYMVCYSSSKWSAVGFHESLTEELSLLKMDGIETTCMCPVFMNTDSVKLKAICPFVEVEDAAKALIEGILTNQKMIFVPRWTKFHQLIKCLPERAYHAVMNATMFYII, encoded by the exons ATGCACAATAAGCAGCTGCAAGGTAGAAAGCCTCTAATATGGAGACTGGTGCTTGCCATCTTTCTAGTCCTCAAGATTTTAGTCATATGCACTTACTCATTCTTGGAATCATTGGTGAAATTCTTTATTCCGAAAAGGAGAAAATCTGTTTGTGGAGAGATTGTTCTGATCACCGGTGCTGCCCGTGGGCTTGGAAGAGCAACAGCCCATGAGTTTGCCAAACGCCAAAGCAAGCTGGTTCTTTGGGATATCAACAAG GAAGGTGTTGAGGAAACAGCTGAGGAATGCAGAAAGCTGGGTGCCATTGCACATGCTTTTGTCATGGACTGCAGGAACAGGACGGAAATCTACAGTGTTGCAGATAAA GTGAAAAAAGAAATTGGGGATGTGAGCATCTTGATAAATAATGCTGCAACAACAAAAGAAGCAGTACTGTGTTCAACCAAGGATGAGCTGATCCAGAACATGTTCGACATTAACGTTCTTGCTCATATCtgg ACAGTTAAAACATTCCTGACACCAATGATTAAAAACAATCACGGACATATTGTCACGGTTGCTTCATTCGCTGGGCATTTAGGCATTCCATACATGGTTTGCTACAG TTCAAGCAAGTGGAGTGCTGTTGGATTTCACGAGAGTCTGACAGAGGAGCTGAGCTTGTTGAAAATGGATGGGATTGAAACAACATGCATGTGCCCAGTTTTTATGAACACTGACTCTGTAAAACTTAAGGCAAT CTGCCCTTTCGTAGAGGTGGAAGACGCAGCCAAAGCATTAATAGAAGGAATACTTACTAACCAGAAAATGATTTTCGTTCCACGGTGGACCAAATTTCACCAACTTATAAA GTGTTTGCCAGAACGTGCTTACCATGCTGTCATGAATGCCACCATGTTTTacattatttaa